The bacterium genome contains a region encoding:
- a CDS encoding bifunctional oligoribonuclease/PAP phosphatase NrnA, producing the protein MKTTNYNESQLILEEIKRVKRILLNCHRSPDPDSIGSALAMKGVLLAMGKEVEVICPSDELYQNVSYLSGFDTIKKGVNFNEFDFSSFELFITLDSSNWDMVTGLKNFIPKDIRTIVIDHHHTNNKYGEINLIDQKVTSVGELLYLVFEDWNIVLNKEIADSLMAGIVGDTGAFRYPGANERTFNTVSTLMKLGGDKDKAIHNLYRSDSFELIKFYGEALSSVQIDKEHKFVWTALPHQVYQKYNKLTMAKESVASMFCQVVEGTEFGFVALEQEKDVLAISFRSRTGFDTSAIATELGGGGHIYASGAKVEAPFNEALEKVLTVCRKYANKS; encoded by the coding sequence ATGAAAACAACAAATTATAATGAATCACAGTTAATATTAGAGGAAATTAAAAGGGTCAAAAGAATACTTCTAAACTGTCATCGTTCACCAGACCCCGACTCAATTGGTAGTGCCTTGGCAATGAAAGGTGTGCTTTTGGCTATGGGTAAAGAAGTTGAGGTCATCTGCCCGAGCGACGAGCTGTATCAAAATGTTAGCTATCTTTCAGGTTTTGACACAATCAAGAAAGGTGTCAACTTCAATGAGTTTGACTTCTCAAGTTTTGAGTTGTTCATTACCTTGGATTCTTCAAATTGGGATATGGTGACTGGTTTAAAAAATTTTATACCTAAAGATATTAGGACTATAGTTATCGATCATCATCATACTAACAATAAGTATGGCGAGATTAACCTAATAGATCAAAAAGTTACCTCGGTGGGAGAGTTGCTTTATTTAGTTTTTGAGGATTGGAATATTGTTTTAAACAAGGAAATTGCAGATTCACTGATGGCAGGAATAGTTGGAGATACTGGGGCATTCAGATACCCTGGTGCGAATGAGAGGACCTTTAATACTGTAAGCACTTTAATGAAACTGGGGGGTGATAAAGACAAAGCTATTCATAATTTATATAGAAGCGACTCTTTTGAGTTAATCAAGTTTTACGGAGAAGCCTTATCTAGTGTTCAAATCGATAAAGAGCATAAATTTGTTTGGACGGCATTACCTCACCAAGTTTATCAGAAATATAATAAACTGACCATGGCTAAAGAGTCTGTCGCTAGTATGTTTTGTCAGGTTGTTGAGGGGACTGAATTTGGATTTGTTGCCTTAGAACAAGAAAAAGATGTTTTAGCTATAAGTTTTAGGTCGAGAACCGGTTTTGATACCTCGGCAATTGCTACAGAGTTAGGTGGCGGTGGTCATATATATGCGTCAGGCGCCAAAGTAGAAGCTCCATTTAACGAGGCCTTGGAAAAAGTTTTGACTGTATGTCGTAAATATGCCAATAAATCTTGA
- a CDS encoding glycosyltransferase family 39 protein: MNLKLMNYKFINFIKTNWLIILILLVGAFLRLYKIDQYMTFLGDEGRDSIVVRNLLVHKDLFLIGPGTSVGNMYLGPLYYYLIAIPLALANFSPVGPAVFVALLGVFTIWFVYFVGCEWFSKKAGLIASLLFAVSPTVIIFSHSSWNPNIMPFFALLTVYSVWKFWKKGLYSWLVVLGISFAFCLQSHYLGLLLAPVILLFWVWKVLRFNLAGNWTGEVASFMRMSIFGLITFLFLMSPLLAFDIRHNWLNTNSLVKFVTERETTVSAKPWSALPRIPEIAENISTSLLGVGNKNLGNLILTIVSIPSILFVLSRKKLHKNEAEGFLFLTVWLFFGFIGFGIYKQPIYDHYFGFLFPAIFLFFAGFIDGILENLSKIGVGLIYLLLGFLVIWNISETPILKEPNRQMARAQNVATKIIDESKTAEFNLAVIADSNYEDGYRYFLEKESDKVVKIDAQIEESIKDQLFVVCEKPKEKCDPTHSPKAEVANFGWSKVESVWEVDGVIIYKLVHSKKQ, encoded by the coding sequence ATGAACTTAAAACTTATGAATTATAAATTTATTAATTTTATAAAAACTAATTGGCTGATTATTTTAATTTTATTGGTGGGAGCTTTCTTGAGACTCTATAAAATTGACCAATATATGACCTTTTTAGGGGATGAGGGTAGGGATTCGATAGTTGTCAGAAATTTACTTGTTCATAAGGATTTATTTTTGATAGGTCCTGGCACCTCGGTTGGGAATATGTATTTGGGTCCTCTATATTATTATTTGATTGCAATTCCCTTGGCTTTAGCCAATTTCTCCCCTGTGGGTCCTGCTGTATTTGTGGCTTTGTTGGGTGTGTTTACGATATGGTTTGTATATTTTGTGGGCTGTGAGTGGTTCAGTAAAAAAGCTGGTTTAATTGCATCACTTCTTTTTGCAGTTAGCCCGACTGTTATAATTTTCTCTCATTCATCGTGGAATCCGAACATAATGCCCTTCTTTGCCCTACTAACAGTCTATTCAGTCTGGAAGTTTTGGAAAAAAGGATTGTATAGTTGGCTAGTAGTTCTTGGTATTTCATTTGCATTTTGTTTGCAGTCTCACTATTTAGGTTTGCTTTTGGCACCTGTAATTTTATTATTTTGGGTATGGAAAGTTTTAAGGTTTAACTTGGCAGGGAACTGGACTGGGGAAGTAGCAAGTTTTATGAGAATGAGTATTTTTGGCTTAATAACATTTTTGTTTTTAATGTCACCACTTTTGGCTTTTGACATTCGTCACAATTGGTTAAATACAAACTCCTTAGTAAAATTCGTAACAGAAAGAGAAACTACTGTCTCTGCAAAACCATGGAGTGCTTTACCTAGAATTCCAGAAATTGCTGAAAACATTTCAACATCTTTACTTGGAGTTGGAAATAAAAATTTGGGTAATCTTATTTTGACAATTGTCTCCATACCATCAATTTTATTTGTGTTAAGTCGTAAAAAATTACACAAGAACGAAGCAGAAGGATTCTTGTTTTTAACTGTCTGGTTATTTTTTGGGTTTATAGGTTTTGGAATATATAAACAACCTATCTATGATCACTATTTTGGTTTTCTATTTCCTGCGATTTTTTTGTTCTTCGCAGGCTTTATTGATGGGATTCTTGAGAACTTAAGTAAAATTGGTGTTGGTCTAATATATTTATTGTTAGGATTTTTGGTTATTTGGAACATATCTGAAACACCAATTCTTAAAGAGCCAAACAGACAAATGGCAAGGGCACAAAATGTTGCTACAAAAATAATAGATGAGTCAAAGACAGCTGAATTTAACCTTGCTGTGATTGCAGATAGTAATTACGAAGATGGATACCGTTACTTTTTAGAAAAAGAAAGCGATAAAGTTGTCAAAATTGACGCCCAGATAGAAGAATCAATAAAAGATCAACTTTTTGTTGTCTGTGAAAAACCAAAAGAAAAATGTGACCCAACTCATTCACCTAAGGCAGAAGTTGCCAACTTTGGTTGGAGCAAAGTTGAAAGTGTTTGGGAAGTGGACGGTGTTATAATATACAAACTGGTACACAGTAAAAAACAATAA
- a CDS encoding glycosyltransferase family 2 protein encodes MDSLSVFFPTYNEEGNIKGTVNKAVDVLNKRFKSWEIIVVNDGSTDRTGQIASQLRNKNPKIKVITHKQNKGYGASLQSGFYNAKYDWIAFTDSDGQFDLSEIDNFIKKQKETNADLVIGYYKKRRVSKFKIITSKMWEISVMLLFGLYVKDIDCGFKLIKSEVIKKIPRLESERGAFISSEFLIKAKKAGFKIVEIPVTHYPRTQGKGTGRDLKVIVKSFVDLFRLWRKLK; translated from the coding sequence ATGGATTCTCTTTCTGTCTTTTTTCCAACATATAATGAAGAAGGAAATATCAAGGGTACTGTGAATAAGGCTGTTGATGTCTTAAATAAAAGGTTTAAAAGTTGGGAGATAATTGTGGTTAATGATGGCTCTACGGATAGAACAGGTCAGATTGCAAGTCAATTAAGAAATAAAAATCCTAAAATAAAAGTCATTACCCACAAACAAAATAAAGGCTATGGAGCAAGTTTACAATCTGGGTTTTATAACGCAAAATATGACTGGATTGCATTTACAGATTCAGATGGACAATTTGACCTTTCCGAAATTGATAATTTTATAAAAAAGCAGAAAGAAACAAACGCAGACCTTGTGATTGGTTATTATAAAAAACGCAGGGTAAGTAAGTTTAAAATAATTACTTCCAAAATGTGGGAGATTTCAGTAATGTTACTTTTTGGATTATATGTAAAAGATATTGATTGCGGCTTTAAGTTGATTAAAAGTGAGGTGATCAAAAAAATTCCACGTTTGGAAAGCGAGAGGGGTGCATTTATTTCTTCAGAATTTTTGATTAAAGCAAAAAAAGCAGGCTTTAAAATAGTTGAGATCCCAGTGACACATTATCCAAGAACACAAGGAAAAGGAACTGGTAGAGATTTGAAGGTAATTGTAAAAAGCTTTGTGGATTTATTTAGATTGTGGCGCAAACTCAAATAA
- a CDS encoding Zn-ribbon domain-containing OB-fold protein — MEIARHWRLKQQRYNLVGEVCPHCDHKMFPPRDICNNCGDEAKDLFTFSGKGEVYSHTTVYEAPSGYEGQVPYTVALVKLDEGPMLTAQLTDVDQNDIEIGMPVEMVTRKMKDDGDERGLIVYGYKFRPVLQTDSSKFSR; from the coding sequence ATGGAAATAGCTAGACATTGGAGGCTAAAACAACAAAGATATAATCTGGTAGGAGAAGTGTGCCCACATTGTGATCACAAAATGTTTCCTCCTAGAGATATATGTAACAACTGCGGAGACGAGGCAAAAGATCTTTTTACGTTTAGCGGTAAAGGGGAAGTCTATTCACATACTACTGTTTATGAAGCCCCAAGTGGTTATGAAGGGCAAGTTCCATACACAGTGGCACTTGTAAAACTTGATGAAGGCCCAATGCTTACAGCCCAATTAACCGATGTTGACCAAAACGACATTGAAATTGGAATGCCTGTTGAGATGGTTACCAGAAAGATGAAAGATGACGGTGATGAAAGAGGTTTAATTGTATATGGCTATAAATTTAGGCCCGTTTTACAAACGGATTCTTCCAAGTTTTCCAGATGA
- a CDS encoding glycosyltransferase: MLKVAVVIPVWNEVHNVKKMIDELFEVHFPKIEAEMHLLIVDNHSNDGTEGVVKDFARKYKNLEIIQQQNKGLGWAYVTGFKYAINNLKADAVMEMDGDFQHPPRFVKPMVDSYLAGSEYCIGSRYIKGGSVPKEWQLSRKAVSYLGNLFIRLVLLKPSLHDLTTGFRLTKVKGVLDQIDLENLMELDRFAYKVDLLYQSVKLSKKTVEVPLEFAPRTMEKSKFNPKEMIATFKVAIILGIKDKMRFIKFGIVGGTGFIVNYLGLELLKMFGLSTYWSTLLATELAIISNFTFNNIWTFKDKEIKRFRDILVQFGKFNLTSIFAVIFQPLIVSLGTYLFGDTSIIRLASLLFALIFVLIYNYTVYNLFIWKTWKNPFVKRA; the protein is encoded by the coding sequence ATGTTAAAAGTTGCAGTTGTTATACCCGTTTGGAATGAGGTTCATAACGTTAAAAAAATGATTGATGAGCTTTTCGAAGTTCATTTTCCAAAAATTGAGGCTGAAATGCACCTATTGATTGTTGATAATCATTCAAACGACGGCACAGAAGGTGTGGTCAAGGACTTTGCCAGAAAATACAAAAATTTAGAGATTATCCAACAACAAAACAAAGGTTTAGGTTGGGCTTATGTAACAGGCTTTAAGTATGCAATTAATAATTTAAAAGCTGATGCGGTCATGGAGATGGATGGAGATTTTCAACATCCACCAAGATTTGTCAAACCGATGGTCGACAGTTACTTAGCTGGATCTGAATATTGTATTGGCAGTAGATACATTAAAGGGGGTTCAGTACCAAAAGAATGGCAACTATCAAGAAAGGCCGTTTCATATTTAGGAAACCTTTTTATTAGACTTGTCTTGTTAAAACCATCACTACACGATTTGACTACTGGTTTCAGGCTTACAAAAGTTAAAGGTGTTCTAGATCAGATTGACTTAGAAAACTTAATGGAGCTAGACCGATTTGCATATAAAGTTGACTTGTTATATCAGTCAGTCAAGCTATCAAAGAAAACCGTTGAGGTACCTTTAGAATTTGCCCCCAGAACAATGGAGAAATCAAAATTTAATCCAAAAGAAATGATAGCAACATTTAAAGTTGCAATTATTTTAGGTATAAAAGACAAAATGAGATTTATTAAATTTGGCATAGTTGGTGGGACAGGGTTTATTGTTAATTACTTGGGTCTGGAATTACTTAAAATGTTTGGACTTAGTACATACTGGTCTACGTTACTTGCCACAGAATTAGCAATAATCTCCAACTTTACATTCAATAATATATGGACCTTTAAAGATAAAGAAATCAAAAGATTTAGAGATATTTTGGTTCAATTTGGCAAATTTAACTTAACCTCAATTTTTGCAGTTATATTTCAACCATTAATTGTTTCTTTGGGAACATACCTATTTGGAGACACATCAATTATCAGGCTTGCTTCGCTACTATTTGCCCTTATCTTTGTTTTGATATACAACTACACAGTCTATAACTTATTCATCTGGAAAACTTGGAAGAATCCGTTTGTAAAACGGGCCTAA
- the trmD gene encoding tRNA (guanosine(37)-N1)-methyltransferase TrmD translates to MQIDIITLFPTMFERPMNESIMWRAQDKDFLKLNVVDMREFGIDERRTVDDKPYGGGAGMIIRVDVVDNALKSLGVKKGDPNTRIVVLDAGGEKFNQSRAYEYSKLEKLVLICGRYEGIDHRVHENLVDEVVSIGNYVLTGGEIPAMVIADAVTRLIPNVIKPESLAEESHSGFDSEYPQYTRPEDYNGLKVPEILLTGNHGEIEKWRKSNQ, encoded by the coding sequence ATGCAAATTGATATAATCACACTTTTTCCGACAATGTTTGAAAGACCAATGAATGAGTCAATTATGTGGAGAGCACAAGACAAGGACTTTTTAAAATTAAATGTTGTAGATATGCGTGAGTTTGGAATAGATGAAAGAAGAACAGTTGATGATAAGCCGTATGGGGGAGGAGCTGGTATGATAATTCGTGTTGACGTTGTAGACAATGCCCTAAAGTCACTCGGTGTAAAAAAGGGCGACCCAAATACAAGAATAGTAGTACTAGATGCTGGTGGAGAAAAATTTAATCAATCTAGGGCATACGAATACTCAAAACTTGAAAAACTTGTACTAATTTGTGGTAGATACGAAGGAATTGACCACAGGGTTCATGAAAATTTAGTTGATGAAGTTGTGTCTATTGGAAATTATGTTTTAACGGGAGGTGAAATCCCAGCAATGGTTATAGCCGATGCAGTTACAAGACTTATTCCAAACGTGATTAAACCAGAATCTCTAGCTGAAGAATCACACTCTGGTTTCGATTCTGAATATCCTCAATATACTCGCCCTGAAGATTATAATGGTTTAAAAGTCCCAGAAATATTACTTACAGGAAACCATGGTGAAATTGAAAAGTGGAGAAAAAGTAATCAATAG
- a CDS encoding glycosyltransferase family 2 protein yields the protein MKSHKPKLSIIILNYNTKELLSDCLKSVKENMGEVPMEVIVSDNSSNDGSPEMIKKNFPWVKYIEGPNEGFSKGNNRAKPYVNGEMVLFLNPDTLVHKDVFARTVRYLEEHPKVGAVTCKLILQDGSMDKDVRRKFPTPWVSFNKLVLGRSHDYYYDYIPDTATHEVEAIQGAFFLTYKKLLDKVGWFDERYFFDGEDVDLCYQIHKTGYKLVYYPDVYITHLKGVTKGKVKKWRHKLTDAQRRKIRLAGVASMELFYRKNLWNKYPLLFNYFVVLGINLFKIVRYVRVVFLSSY from the coding sequence ATGAAATCACACAAACCAAAGTTGTCTATAATTATTCTAAACTACAACACAAAGGAACTTTTATCAGATTGTTTGAAATCTGTTAAAGAAAACATGGGCGAAGTCCCAATGGAGGTTATTGTTTCTGACAACTCCTCAAATGATGGCAGTCCAGAAATGATAAAGAAGAATTTTCCTTGGGTTAAATATATAGAAGGACCAAACGAAGGTTTCTCAAAAGGTAACAATAGGGCAAAACCATATGTTAATGGGGAAATGGTTTTGTTTTTAAATCCTGATACGTTAGTTCACAAAGATGTTTTTGCAAGAACCGTAAGATATCTTGAAGAACACCCAAAGGTGGGAGCAGTCACTTGCAAACTAATTCTGCAGGATGGCAGTATGGATAAAGATGTCAGGAGGAAGTTTCCTACCCCCTGGGTATCTTTTAATAAATTAGTTTTGGGTAGAAGCCATGATTATTACTATGACTATATTCCAGATACGGCAACACATGAGGTTGAAGCAATTCAGGGTGCATTTTTCTTAACTTACAAAAAACTTTTGGATAAAGTTGGTTGGTTTGATGAAAGATACTTTTTTGATGGGGAAGACGTTGATCTTTGTTATCAAATTCACAAAACAGGATATAAGTTAGTTTATTATCCAGACGTATATATTACCCACTTAAAAGGTGTTACTAAGGGTAAGGTTAAAAAATGGAGACACAAGTTAACTGATGCCCAAAGAAGAAAAATTAGACTTGCAGGGGTTGCATCAATGGAATTGTTTTACAGAAAAAATTTGTGGAATAAATATCCACTTCTGTTTAATTATTTCGTAGTTTTAGGGATTAACTTATTTAAGATAGTGAGATATGTAAGGGTAGTATTTTTGTCTTCCTATTGA
- a CDS encoding glycosyltransferase family 2 protein → MKKILLSVVIVNMNTRDLTVGCIRSIQKEAGSIPIEVLLTDNGSSDGSVEAFQKISKEKFWNGKFTLILNDTNTGYAKANNQGIRRAKGKYVLLLNNDTIVHKDALQNLIKFAEKTEDAGVIGSRLLNIDGTLQMSCFNFPTVKNAILEYFGGRKGLFDKFAPLGDKPTTVDSVVGAVFLMTPKAIKKVGILDERYWAYFEDIDYCRQCWKNGLKVYYLPESVITHYHGATFKKMANEAERWKKLIPSSKIYHGFINHYIINVILWSGQKWQKLLSKLNK, encoded by the coding sequence ATGAAAAAGATACTATTATCTGTAGTAATTGTAAATATGAACACGCGCGACCTGACTGTGGGTTGCATTAGATCAATTCAAAAAGAAGCTGGCAGTATTCCAATTGAAGTATTACTTACAGATAATGGTAGTAGTGATGGCTCTGTTGAAGCTTTTCAAAAAATTTCCAAAGAAAAATTTTGGAATGGTAAGTTTACATTAATTCTAAATGACACAAACACTGGTTATGCTAAAGCAAACAACCAAGGTATACGAAGAGCTAAGGGAAAATATGTATTACTTTTAAACAATGACACAATCGTACACAAAGACGCACTTCAAAACCTGATTAAGTTTGCAGAAAAAACTGAAGATGCAGGCGTTATAGGTAGCAGATTATTAAATATAGATGGAACACTACAAATGTCTTGTTTTAACTTTCCAACAGTTAAGAACGCTATCCTTGAGTATTTTGGAGGAAGAAAAGGGTTATTTGACAAGTTTGCGCCTCTTGGAGATAAACCAACAACAGTTGATTCCGTAGTTGGAGCAGTATTTTTAATGACACCCAAAGCTATTAAGAAAGTTGGAATTTTGGATGAACGGTATTGGGCCTATTTTGAAGACATAGATTATTGTAGACAGTGCTGGAAAAATGGACTTAAGGTTTATTATCTTCCAGAGTCAGTAATCACACATTACCACGGGGCAACATTCAAAAAGATGGCGAATGAAGCCGAAAGATGGAAAAAACTAATTCCATCAAGCAAAATTTATCATGGATTTATAAATCACTATATAATCAATGTAATTCTTTGGTCTGGTCAAAAATGGCAAAAATTACTTTCAAAATTAAACAAATGA
- a CDS encoding glycosyltransferase family 2 protein, with product MAKITFKIKQMKLKQTDIEISIVIVSSQIKYLGGCLKTLYSALKGIPNEIIIVDNASVDKIGEQIKKQFSEVIIIRREVNGGFGENNNMGMRIAKGRYVLLLNDDTEIIDKNIFKEMIEWMDSHPKVGLSSCALVNPDLKNYQGSGGYFPTLLRVIAWMTFIDDIPYLDNIIKPYHPMHSSSFIHTNEDYYKKAHKQDWVTGAFFFMRKSAMDEAGIFDEKFFLYVEEVELAYRFYLKGWETWYLPKWKTVHYGMATNGSEKATIMEMQNLRLFYKLHMPKWQLPILTGVLKFGVLLRIIIYTIFGKLNITKIYLKALTSF from the coding sequence ATGGCAAAAATTACTTTCAAAATTAAACAAATGAAACTCAAACAAACAGACATCGAAATTTCTATAGTAATCGTGTCGTCTCAAATTAAATACCTTGGTGGCTGTTTAAAAACTTTATATTCAGCACTAAAAGGTATTCCTAATGAAATAATTATTGTTGACAATGCTTCAGTCGATAAAATTGGCGAACAAATTAAGAAACAATTTTCAGAAGTAATAATAATAAGAAGAGAAGTAAATGGTGGTTTTGGTGAAAACAACAATATGGGAATGAGAATAGCAAAAGGTAGATATGTATTACTTTTAAATGATGATACAGAAATAATTGATAAAAACATTTTCAAAGAAATGATTGAGTGGATGGATTCTCATCCTAAAGTTGGTCTTTCTAGTTGTGCGTTAGTAAACCCAGATCTCAAGAACTACCAAGGATCAGGTGGATATTTTCCTACTCTATTAAGAGTTATTGCGTGGATGACTTTTATCGACGATATTCCATACCTTGATAACATTATTAAACCATATCACCCAATGCATTCTTCTTCATTTATTCACACTAATGAAGATTATTACAAAAAGGCACATAAACAAGACTGGGTAACTGGAGCATTTTTCTTTATGCGTAAATCAGCAATGGATGAGGCGGGCATATTTGATGAAAAGTTTTTCCTTTATGTGGAAGAGGTTGAACTAGCATACAGATTTTACCTAAAGGGTTGGGAAACATGGTACTTACCAAAATGGAAAACTGTTCACTATGGAATGGCCACAAACGGAAGTGAAAAAGCGACAATTATGGAAATGCAAAACCTTAGGTTATTTTATAAGTTACACATGCCAAAATGGCAACTTCCTATATTAACCGGAGTACTTAAGTTTGGAGTTTTATTAAGAATAATAATTTATACTATTTTTGGTAAATTAAATATTACAAAAATTTATTTGAAGGCTCTAACTAGCTTCTAA
- a CDS encoding glycosyltransferase family 2 protein has product MKTKVSIIILTTNALSMTKEQLLDVAKLDTGNLDVECMIVDNGSPDGTEEALKDYKLSNMKYKFIQSGANLGFAGGNNVGIKDAVRRKFDYIILMNNDLILQKDIVVKLVDYMKKNPEVGIASPKMYFAKGYEFHKDRYKTSEKGNVLWYAGGIIDKHNVYTSHRGVDEIDKGQYDKIEETDVANGACVIVKREVFKKVGLLDASFFLYWEDADFSERVIRAGYKVMYYPDTWMWHKVSASTGGSGSPTNDYFLIRNRFYYSMRYSPLRTKFAVLRDTVRQIFTGRTWQKWGAIDALLGRKGMGQWKYR; this is encoded by the coding sequence ATGAAAACTAAAGTCTCCATAATTATTTTAACCACAAATGCTTTAAGTATGACAAAGGAGCAACTTTTGGATGTAGCTAAACTAGATACAGGAAATTTGGATGTTGAATGCATGATTGTAGATAATGGTTCTCCTGATGGCACTGAAGAAGCTTTAAAAGATTATAAATTATCCAATATGAAGTATAAGTTCATTCAAAGCGGTGCAAACTTAGGTTTCGCTGGTGGAAATAACGTGGGGATTAAAGACGCTGTAAGACGTAAATTTGATTACATAATATTAATGAACAATGATCTGATTTTGCAAAAAGATATTGTTGTTAAACTTGTTGACTATATGAAAAAAAATCCTGAAGTTGGAATAGCGTCACCTAAGATGTACTTTGCTAAAGGATATGAATTTCATAAAGATAGATATAAAACTTCAGAAAAGGGAAATGTTTTATGGTACGCAGGTGGCATAATTGATAAACATAATGTATACACATCACATCGTGGTGTAGATGAAATTGATAAAGGACAATACGACAAGATTGAAGAAACAGATGTGGCAAATGGAGCATGTGTAATAGTAAAGCGAGAAGTATTTAAGAAAGTTGGACTTTTAGATGCATCATTCTTTCTTTATTGGGAAGATGCAGACTTTTCAGAAAGAGTAATACGTGCAGGATATAAGGTAATGTATTATCCAGACACTTGGATGTGGCATAAGGTATCAGCTTCAACTGGTGGATCAGGAAGCCCTACAAATGATTATTTTTTAATTAGAAATAGATTTTACTACTCAATGAGATACTCACCATTAAGAACAAAATTTGCGGTATTAAGAGATACTGTAAGACAAATATTCACGGGCAGAACTTGGCAAAAATGGGGAGCTATAGACGCATTATTAGGTAGAAAAGGCATGGGTCAGTGGAAATATAGATAA
- a CDS encoding NAD(P)-dependent oxidoreductase, which translates to MKKVLVVGATGLVGSRFVQLVKSELDIIAVDEKTLDITNSDAVNKYFNDNSFDSVINFAAVTNVDGAEKERGDENGFTWKLNVVGPLNLAEVCLKHDRFLIQISTDFVFKGTENDPGPYSENTPLPEENSGIGWYGWSKNRSEKLARESGARFAVVRIAYPFYPSLYEAKLDFAKNYLKLFDEGKLFPIFTDQILSVLNVDDLVEPMTKIIDNELEGVFHLVSSDTTTPFDFVEYLLWKARKVEGVVQKGSMTEFLKAEGRTPRPRLGGLQTKITEEKLGIKLPTWKEMIDEFVSKL; encoded by the coding sequence ATGAAAAAAGTATTAGTAGTTGGTGCAACAGGGTTAGTTGGTTCTAGATTTGTACAACTTGTAAAATCTGAATTAGATATTATTGCCGTTGATGAAAAGACCTTGGATATTACAAATAGTGATGCAGTAAACAAGTATTTTAATGATAATTCCTTTGACTCGGTTATAAATTTTGCAGCAGTCACCAACGTTGACGGTGCTGAAAAAGAACGAGGAGATGAAAATGGATTTACTTGGAAGCTTAATGTTGTAGGACCCCTGAACTTAGCTGAAGTGTGTCTAAAGCATGATCGTTTTTTGATTCAGATATCTACAGACTTTGTGTTTAAGGGAACTGAAAACGATCCTGGGCCCTATTCAGAAAATACTCCTCTCCCAGAAGAGAATAGTGGAATTGGGTGGTATGGATGGTCCAAGAATAGATCTGAAAAATTAGCTAGGGAATCAGGAGCAAGATTTGCAGTAGTACGAATAGCCTATCCCTTTTACCCTTCCTTATATGAAGCAAAGTTGGATTTCGCCAAGAACTATCTGAAATTGTTTGATGAAGGAAAATTGTTTCCTATTTTTACTGACCAAATTTTAAGTGTTTTAAACGTCGATGATTTAGTTGAACCGATGACCAAGATTATAGATAATGAGCTAGAGGGCGTCTTTCATTTAGTTTCCAGTGATACTACAACACCATTTGACTTTGTTGAGTATTTACTTTGGAAAGCTAGAAAAGTAGAAGGTGTTGTTCAAAAAGGATCTATGACAGAATTTTTGAAAGCAGAAGGAAGAACACCAAGACCGAGGCTTGGAGGACTCCAAACTAAAATAACTGAAGAAAAGCTTGGTATAAAACTTCCAACATGGAAAGAAATGATAGATGAATTTGTATCCAAACTATGA
- a CDS encoding dTDP-4-dehydrorhamnose 3,5-epimerase family protein, whose amino-acid sequence MMRFDPEKNIIKTSIEGVVLIQRPVMGDSRGFVYEPYNKEELKVATGVEFNPVQWTHAYIKPGVIKAFHREDWNKLIYPVTGKLFAPIADLRPESKTFGKVEIIEIDNTDDTKPKTALFLPKGGIGNSICTPGNEMMHYFYLIDEYWDDTKASGVAWDDPDLAVKWPIKDPILSERDKTNKTLRQTFPEKFTSKG is encoded by the coding sequence ATGATGCGTTTTGACCCTGAGAAAAACATAATCAAGACATCTATCGAGGGAGTAGTCTTGATACAAAGACCTGTGATGGGTGATAGTAGGGGTTTTGTATATGAACCATATAACAAGGAAGAGCTTAAGGTGGCAACAGGAGTTGAGTTTAATCCTGTACAGTGGACACATGCGTATATAAAACCTGGAGTTATCAAGGCATTTCACAGAGAAGACTGGAATAAATTAATATACCCAGTAACCGGCAAGTTGTTTGCACCGATTGCTGATTTAAGACCTGAATCAAAGACTTTTGGAAAAGTTGAAATAATTGAAATAGATAACACTGACGACACAAAACCTAAAACCGCACTTTTTCTTCCAAAAGGAGGAATTGGTAATTCAATATGTACACCAGGAAATGAAATGATGCATTACTTTTATTTAATTGATGAGTATTGGGATGATACTAAGGCCTCAGGTGTTGCTTGGGACGATCCTGACCTGGCCGTTAAATGGCCAATTAAAGACCCAATTTTATCTGAAAGAGATAAAACAAATAAAACATTAAGACAGACTTTTCCAGAAAAATTTACATCCAAAGGATGA